The following coding sequences are from one Epilithonimonas vandammei window:
- a CDS encoding thioredoxin family protein: MKKILLLTLFLIHVSGFAQVHWMTMTQALAAQKKEPKKIIIDFYADWCAPCKEMDKFTFNHPEIAKIINEKFYAVKFESDGNETLSFAGHTFTNSDYKGKKSKNGLHQFSKYMNINMIPTMVFLDEKTDPITSLSGFLNAKEVEPYFSMIASDEYKTIKSRNEWEGYQKKFKSKIKD; this comes from the coding sequence ATGAAAAAAATATTATTATTAACCTTATTTCTGATTCATGTTTCTGGGTTTGCTCAAGTCCATTGGATGACGATGACTCAGGCACTCGCAGCACAGAAAAAAGAACCAAAGAAAATCATTATCGATTTCTATGCAGATTGGTGTGCACCCTGTAAAGAGATGGACAAATTCACGTTCAACCATCCGGAAATTGCTAAAATTATCAATGAAAAATTTTATGCTGTTAAGTTCGAAAGCGATGGGAATGAAACGCTTAGTTTTGCTGGACACACATTCACTAACTCTGATTATAAAGGCAAAAAATCAAAAAATGGACTTCATCAATTTTCAAAATACATGAACATCAATATGATTCCAACAATGGTTTTCTTGGATGAAAAGACAGATCCGATCACTAGTCTTTCCGGATTTCTGAATGCGAAAGAAGTAGAACCCTATTTTTCTATGATTGCTTCTGATGAGTACAAAACGATCAAAAGCAGAAATGAATGGGAAGGTTATCAGAAGAAGTTCAAGTCGAAGATTAAAGATTAA
- a CDS encoding peptide MFS transporter, whose amino-acid sequence MNLTLEEIQSFKGKYPKQIWSLFFSEMWERFCFYGMRGMLVFFMISQLKFGDEQANLQYGATQAFVYAFTFVGGLFADKILGFRKSLFWGGILMIIGSLILATNPHDYFFLGISFTVVGTGFFKPNISTMVGKLYKANDTRTDAGFSLFYAGINLGALLGGYLCIAIGKGEMFSDLIPEHKRWNVAFGLAAIVMVVSLINFIFTQRQLGPIGLQPQKLNSDGTFSPLEKWKEYGVYILSLVFIPLIMTMVSVPQYTDYFMWTVGPLTLLYLFYEMTKVNSSERKKLWAALIFIIFSILFWGIYEQSGGSLSIFAANNLNKDLFGLDPNGVNNSGGAFFIIFLAPLVGLFWIWLSKKKLEPNTINKFGLGFILLGLGYYVLFGTKFFANLQGITSLNIFTIALLVITFGELCLSPIGLSIMTKLSTEKLQGMMMGMWFLASAYGQYVAGQIGAGLAKVKSGANNYDALITYTDGYKQLGLYALIAGVILILISPFVKKLMQGVK is encoded by the coding sequence ATGAATCTTACACTTGAAGAAATCCAGAGTTTCAAGGGAAAATATCCCAAACAAATTTGGTCTTTATTTTTCTCAGAAATGTGGGAACGTTTCTGTTTCTACGGGATGCGAGGGATGCTCGTTTTCTTTATGATTTCTCAATTAAAATTCGGCGATGAACAAGCCAATCTTCAATACGGCGCAACACAGGCTTTTGTTTATGCCTTTACTTTTGTCGGTGGTTTGTTTGCTGATAAAATTTTAGGATTCAGAAAATCTCTTTTTTGGGGCGGAATTCTGATGATTATCGGAAGTCTTATTCTTGCCACTAACCCGCACGATTATTTCTTTTTGGGAATTTCGTTTACTGTTGTAGGAACGGGATTTTTCAAACCGAATATTTCCACAATGGTTGGAAAATTATACAAAGCCAATGATACAAGAACAGACGCAGGATTCTCTTTGTTTTATGCCGGAATCAATCTTGGAGCACTTCTAGGCGGATATCTTTGCATTGCTATAGGAAAAGGCGAAATGTTCTCTGATTTAATTCCAGAACATAAAAGATGGAACGTCGCTTTTGGTTTGGCTGCAATTGTTATGGTTGTTAGTTTGATTAATTTCATTTTTACTCAAAGACAATTAGGTCCCATTGGTCTTCAACCTCAAAAACTGAATTCCGACGGCACTTTTTCGCCTCTTGAAAAATGGAAAGAATATGGCGTTTACATTTTATCATTAGTCTTTATTCCGTTGATTATGACGATGGTTTCTGTTCCACAATACACGGATTATTTTATGTGGACAGTCGGACCTTTGACATTATTGTATCTTTTTTATGAGATGACAAAAGTGAATTCTTCTGAAAGAAAAAAACTTTGGGCAGCTTTGATTTTCATTATCTTCTCAATCCTATTCTGGGGAATCTACGAGCAAAGTGGTGGTTCATTGAGTATTTTCGCAGCCAATAACCTAAACAAAGACCTTTTCGGATTGGATCCCAATGGTGTTAATAACTCTGGAGGTGCATTCTTTATCATTTTCTTAGCACCATTAGTAGGATTATTTTGGATTTGGTTAAGCAAAAAGAAACTGGAGCCGAACACTATCAACAAATTTGGATTAGGATTTATATTATTAGGATTAGGCTATTATGTTCTTTTTGGAACTAAGTTTTTCGCGAATCTTCAAGGAATAACGTCTCTTAATATCTTTACGATTGCGCTACTTGTAATAACCTTCGGGGAACTATGTTTGTCTCCAATTGGACTGTCTATTATGACAAAATTATCTACAGAAAAGTTACAAGGAATGATGATGGGAATGTGGTTTCTCGCATCTGCTTACGGGCAATACGTTGCGGGACAGATTGGAGCAGGACTTGCAAAAGTAAAATCCGGAGCAAATAACTATGACGCACTTATCACTTACACTGATGGATATAAACAATTGGGATTATATGCCTTGATTGCCGGAGTAATATTAATTTTGATTTCACCTTTTGTAAAAAAACTAATGCAAGGTGTAAAGTAA
- a CDS encoding peptide MFS transporter, with the protein MDTATTNSKHPKGLWVLFGTEMWERFNFYGMRALLTLFMINSLGIIESETSIIYGGFLALCYLTPMLGGFIADKYLGNRYCILLGGTLMGIGQLILFFSATLFGENLDLAKTLLWVGLGIIIFGNGFFKPNISSMVGSLYPKQEKNKLDSAFTIFYMGINLGAFLGQLICPILGDVKSVDGIRDIHAFKWGFLAASLAMFLGTVTFLLLKNKYVVTPEGRPIGGLPKNNTVDDFEEGEAQSASFSQKSIIGAVIAFVLLGLLFHYGIGQNVVYSLVYSAGLTLAGLIISDSSITKIERDRILVIYVVSFFVIFFWAAFEQAGSSLTFIADNQTDRNFFGWNMPPSMVQIFNGLFIVVMAVPFSFLWDKLRGAGKEPVSPLKQAIGLVVIAISYFILAHNVKDLGNSGLLAIKWLILLYFLQTCGELCLSPIGLSLVGKLAPKRFASLLYGVFFISNAAGYALAGTLGSIMPATGDKFKKAEELGVNLQDVLDKKVTLSSAQTELLTKNQIPLANHTFAGFEIHNLYEFFMVFVVLCGIAGIILALISPFLKKMMHGVK; encoded by the coding sequence ATGGATACAGCTACGACTAATTCAAAACATCCTAAAGGTTTGTGGGTCCTTTTTGGGACAGAAATGTGGGAGCGTTTTAATTTCTATGGAATGAGAGCGTTGTTGACGCTTTTTATGATTAATTCCCTTGGAATTATCGAGTCAGAGACCTCTATTATTTATGGTGGATTTTTGGCTCTTTGTTATTTAACGCCAATGTTGGGAGGTTTCATCGCTGATAAATATCTTGGAAACAGATATTGTATTCTTCTTGGAGGAACGCTGATGGGAATTGGGCAGTTGATTCTATTCTTTAGTGCAACATTATTTGGAGAAAATCTTGACCTTGCAAAAACTTTACTTTGGGTAGGTTTGGGTATTATTATTTTCGGTAATGGATTCTTCAAACCGAACATTTCATCTATGGTGGGAAGTCTTTATCCAAAACAGGAAAAGAACAAATTGGATTCTGCATTTACCATTTTCTATATGGGAATCAACTTAGGTGCATTCTTGGGTCAGTTGATTTGTCCAATTTTAGGCGATGTGAAAAGTGTTGACGGAATCAGAGATATCCACGCTTTCAAATGGGGATTCTTAGCCGCTTCTTTGGCAATGTTTTTAGGTACGGTTACTTTCCTATTGCTTAAAAACAAATATGTGGTAACGCCAGAAGGAAGACCAATTGGTGGACTTCCAAAAAACAATACTGTTGATGATTTTGAAGAAGGAGAAGCACAATCTGCATCATTTTCTCAAAAATCAATTATTGGAGCTGTTATCGCCTTTGTATTGTTAGGGCTTCTTTTCCATTACGGAATTGGACAAAATGTTGTTTATTCACTAGTTTATTCTGCTGGACTAACATTAGCCGGATTGATTATTTCCGATTCATCAATCACTAAAATCGAAAGAGACAGAATCTTGGTTATTTATGTCGTTTCATTCTTTGTAATTTTCTTTTGGGCTGCGTTTGAACAGGCAGGATCATCTTTAACTTTCATTGCAGATAATCAAACCGACAGAAATTTCTTTGGCTGGAATATGCCGCCATCAATGGTTCAGATTTTCAACGGATTATTTATTGTTGTAATGGCAGTTCCTTTCAGTTTCCTTTGGGATAAGTTGAGAGGCGCAGGAAAAGAACCAGTATCACCTTTGAAGCAAGCCATTGGATTAGTTGTTATAGCAATCAGTTATTTTATCCTAGCGCACAATGTAAAAGACCTTGGTAACTCAGGTTTATTGGCTATCAAATGGTTGATTTTACTATATTTCTTGCAGACTTGCGGTGAACTTTGTTTATCCCCAATCGGATTATCATTGGTTGGAAAATTGGCGCCTAAAAGATTTGCTTCTTTACTTTATGGTGTTTTCTTTATCTCGAATGCAGCTGGTTACGCACTAGCAGGAACACTTGGTTCAATTATGCCAGCAACAGGAGATAAGTTCAAAAAAGCGGAAGAATTAGGAGTTAATCTTCAAGATGTTTTGGACAAAAAAGTAACATTGAGTTCAGCTCAAACAGAATTGCTCACAAAAAATCAAATCCCATTAGCAAATCACACTTTTGCAGGATTCGAAATCCATAATCTTTATGAATTCTTTATGGTATTCGTTGTTCTTTGTGGAATTGCAGGAATTATTTTAGCATTGATTTCTCCTTTCTTGAAAAAAATGATGCACGGTGTGAAGTAA
- a CDS encoding GNAT family N-acetyltransferase — MNLEFRKAISEDSSEIWDILQDAITRRKNDGSRQWQDGYPNLETVKSDIEKGFGYVLLVDGIVAGYSALILNDEPAYNDIEGEWLTNGDFLVVHRVAISDKFAGKGLSKNIFSFIEDVAKENNTFSIKVDTNFDNPAMLSILQKLGYQYCGEVHFRGSARKAFEKVL, encoded by the coding sequence ATGAATTTAGAATTTAGAAAAGCAATTTCAGAAGATTCTTCAGAGATTTGGGATATATTGCAAGACGCTATTACAAGGAGAAAAAATGATGGTAGCAGACAATGGCAGGATGGCTACCCGAATCTTGAAACTGTGAAATCCGATATAGAAAAGGGATTTGGTTATGTTTTATTAGTTGATGGAATTGTTGCAGGTTACAGCGCGTTAATTTTAAATGATGAACCTGCTTATAATGATATTGAAGGAGAGTGGCTGACCAATGGTGATTTTTTGGTAGTTCACAGAGTGGCAATTTCGGATAAGTTTGCAGGAAAAGGATTGTCCAAAAATATTTTCAGCTTTATCGAAGATGTTGCCAAGGAGAATAATACTTTTAGTATTAAAGTGGATACCAACTTTGATAATCCTGCAATGTTATCAATTCTACAGAAATTAGGATATCAATATTGTGGAGAAGTCCATTTCCGAGGAAGTGCTAGAAAAGCGTTCGAAAAAGTCCTTTAA
- a CDS encoding peptide MFS transporter — MKTKHPKGLPFLFFTEMWERFGYYLILGIFVLYLIEPQGVAGGLGIPDKDADDIFGTFIALTYLTPFLGGFLADRVLGYIKSIYLGGVLMAAGYIGVGVFKDLPLFYGSLALIIIGNGFFKPTISTLLGNLYSEKPYKANKDSGYNIFYMGINIGAFICNIIAAFMRNKFGWGEAFITAGVGMLLGLVIFTIGMKHYRHAAVMKPSQEGDTKLSEILMKVFVPAIIAGVIGWFVPTMIFGTNIFGSTNTDAFIFACIPVIYFYVSLYFKSNPLEKPAIGALLSIFLVSMFFWAVFKQNGTALTRWANYYTDRSVSESVEKPLASLYLVEEKSYADKETPIYDEQFRSQKDPDGKTLKETGKDIYFRNISAERRAELEAKTDKPVFLYNTELFQSINPFWVIALTPVIVGVWAMLRKRGKEPLTPSKIVLGLFITSLSCLVMVGAVYAGNNGAEKVSALWLIAGYGVVTIGELCLSPMGLSFVSKLSPARLTALMMGGFFLANSVGNKLSGILASTWYNYENKANYFLVNFGLLIFATLLGLMMLKRLNKIMRESGH, encoded by the coding sequence ATGAAGACTAAACATCCAAAAGGTTTACCCTTTTTGTTTTTTACCGAGATGTGGGAACGTTTCGGTTATTATTTGATTCTCGGAATTTTTGTTCTCTATTTGATAGAACCACAAGGCGTTGCCGGAGGATTGGGAATCCCTGATAAAGATGCTGATGATATTTTCGGAACCTTCATAGCGTTGACTTATCTAACGCCTTTTCTTGGCGGATTTTTAGCTGACCGTGTTTTAGGTTATATCAAATCCATTTATTTGGGTGGCGTTTTGATGGCTGCTGGTTATATTGGTGTTGGCGTTTTCAAAGATTTGCCTTTATTCTATGGTTCTCTTGCATTAATTATTATTGGAAATGGTTTCTTCAAACCGACGATTTCTACACTTTTGGGAAATCTCTATTCTGAAAAGCCTTATAAAGCCAACAAAGATTCTGGCTACAATATTTTCTATATGGGAATCAATATTGGGGCGTTTATCTGTAATATTATTGCAGCGTTTATGCGTAACAAATTCGGTTGGGGCGAAGCATTTATAACTGCTGGAGTCGGGATGTTGCTTGGATTAGTAATTTTCACCATCGGGATGAAACATTACAGACACGCGGCGGTTATGAAACCGAGCCAAGAAGGTGACACCAAACTGTCTGAAATCCTAATGAAAGTTTTTGTTCCCGCGATTATAGCAGGCGTTATCGGTTGGTTTGTTCCTACGATGATTTTTGGAACTAATATTTTTGGTAGCACAAATACGGATGCATTTATTTTCGCTTGTATTCCTGTGATTTACTTCTATGTTTCGCTTTATTTCAAATCCAATCCCTTGGAAAAACCTGCGATTGGCGCTTTGCTTTCGATATTCTTAGTCAGTATGTTTTTCTGGGCGGTTTTCAAGCAAAATGGAACTGCGTTGACAAGATGGGCCAACTATTACACAGACAGAAGCGTTTCTGAATCTGTTGAAAAACCTTTGGCATCACTTTATTTGGTTGAAGAAAAAAGCTATGCAGATAAAGAAACTCCGATTTACGATGAACAATTTCGTTCTCAGAAAGATCCTGACGGAAAAACTTTGAAAGAAACCGGAAAAGATATTTATTTCAGAAATATTTCGGCAGAAAGAAGAGCTGAACTGGAAGCTAAAACTGACAAGCCTGTTTTCCTTTATAACACAGAATTGTTCCAGTCCATCAATCCATTTTGGGTGATTGCTTTAACACCTGTCATCGTGGGTGTGTGGGCAATGCTTAGAAAACGAGGAAAAGAACCTTTGACACCGAGTAAAATTGTGTTGGGATTATTCATCACCAGTTTATCTTGTCTGGTAATGGTAGGCGCCGTTTATGCAGGAAACAATGGTGCTGAAAAAGTATCTGCACTTTGGTTGATTGCGGGATATGGTGTTGTAACAATTGGAGAACTTTGTCTTTCACCGATGGGATTATCATTCGTTTCCAAATTATCTCCAGCAAGATTGACAGCTTTGATGATGGGTGGATTTTTCTTAGCAAACTCTGTTGGGAACAAATTATCCGGAATCCTTGCGAGCACTTGGTACAATTATGAAAATAAAGCCAATTATTTCTTGGTTAATTTCGGACTGTTGATTTTCGCAACATTGCTGGGATTGATGATGTTGAAGAGATTAAATAAAATTATGAGAGAAAGCGGACATTAA
- a CDS encoding S9 family peptidase — translation MNKKILISVVLITAVFSQNINAQEITLDKIYSGYYRGKGIAGIASLNDGENYATIEKDGIAKYSYKTFQKVGNIVDGSFESYIFSPDESKILLQKESEPIYRHSFLGKFDVKDLKSNTVMPLNNGNWIQEPKFSPDGSKVAYIVDNNLFYQDLTSGKITQITTDGKKNSIINGLGDWVYEEEFSHADYYQWNKAGDAIVFVRFDESKVPEIYIPIYGKSLYPTEMRYKYPKAGETNSTVTANLYQLNSAKTTALNLGSFENHYIPQLWQTNDANEIVIATSNRHHSKVDLIKVDTKSGNLTKLFSETDNAWIETDNLTLEFLDDNSFLWASERDGYRQLYWYDKAGKLKKQVAKGNWEITDYYGYNPKTKEAYIQTTEKGSLNKVVSKLNINSGKTTLISYPEGNNSASFSKSFNYFINTNSTAASPYKFVLKDANGKEIKELQNNNELLSKLQKDNFVTKEFITIPNSVGDQLNAWIIKPKNFDPNKKYPLFMFQYSGPGSQQVSNSWDGGNGIWFEMLAQKGYVVACVDGRGTGYKGAKFKKVTYKQLGKYEIEDQITAAKWFGNQSYIDKSRIGIFGWSFGGYMTSLALTKGADVFKMGIAVAPVTNWRYYDSVYTEKFLQTPQENPEGYDQNSPTTFANLLKGKFLLIHGTADDNVHFQNSMEFSEALIQNKKQFDFMAYPDKNHGIYGGQTRPQLYEKMTNFILENL, via the coding sequence ATGAACAAAAAAATCCTTATTTCTGTTGTTTTGATAACGGCAGTTTTCTCACAAAACATTAATGCTCAAGAAATTACGTTAGACAAAATCTACTCAGGATATTACCGTGGAAAAGGCATTGCAGGAATTGCATCCTTAAATGATGGTGAAAACTACGCCACTATAGAAAAAGATGGCATTGCAAAATATAGCTATAAAACATTCCAGAAAGTTGGAAATATTGTAGATGGAAGTTTCGAATCTTATATTTTCTCTCCAGACGAATCCAAAATTCTTCTTCAGAAAGAAAGTGAACCGATTTACAGACATTCATTCTTAGGAAAATTTGATGTTAAGGATTTGAAATCAAATACAGTAATGCCACTTAATAATGGAAACTGGATTCAGGAACCGAAGTTTTCTCCGGACGGAAGCAAAGTGGCTTATATCGTTGACAACAACTTGTTTTATCAAGATTTGACTTCCGGAAAAATCACGCAGATTACTACCGACGGAAAGAAAAATTCTATTATTAATGGACTTGGAGATTGGGTTTATGAGGAAGAATTTTCTCACGCAGATTATTACCAATGGAACAAAGCAGGTGATGCAATTGTTTTTGTAAGATTCGATGAGTCAAAAGTTCCGGAAATCTATATTCCAATCTACGGGAAATCGCTTTATCCAACGGAGATGCGGTATAAATATCCAAAAGCTGGAGAAACTAATTCAACAGTTACTGCTAATCTTTATCAATTAAATTCAGCAAAAACAACAGCTCTGAATCTTGGAAGTTTTGAAAATCATTACATTCCGCAACTTTGGCAAACGAATGATGCGAATGAAATTGTCATTGCAACCAGCAACAGACATCACAGTAAAGTAGATTTGATAAAAGTGGATACAAAATCCGGGAACTTAACCAAATTATTTTCAGAAACCGACAACGCTTGGATAGAAACGGACAACCTGACGTTGGAGTTTTTGGATGACAACTCTTTCCTTTGGGCTTCGGAACGTGATGGATACAGACAATTGTACTGGTATGACAAAGCTGGGAAATTGAAAAAGCAAGTTGCGAAAGGTAACTGGGAAATCACAGATTACTATGGTTACAACCCAAAAACCAAAGAAGCTTACATCCAAACCACTGAAAAAGGAAGTCTTAACAAAGTTGTTTCTAAACTAAACATCAACTCTGGAAAAACAACTTTGATTTCTTATCCAGAAGGAAATAACTCGGCGAGTTTCAGCAAGTCTTTCAACTATTTTATTAACACCAATTCTACTGCTGCTTCTCCTTACAAATTTGTACTAAAAGATGCGAATGGAAAAGAAATTAAGGAACTTCAAAACAATAATGAATTGCTTTCTAAACTTCAGAAAGACAATTTTGTAACGAAGGAATTCATTACGATTCCGAACTCTGTTGGTGATCAACTGAATGCTTGGATTATCAAACCGAAAAACTTTGACCCAAATAAAAAATATCCATTATTTATGTTCCAGTATTCTGGACCGGGTTCTCAGCAGGTTTCCAATTCTTGGGACGGCGGAAACGGAATTTGGTTCGAAATGCTAGCGCAAAAAGGTTACGTTGTAGCCTGTGTAGATGGACGCGGAACAGGCTATAAAGGCGCAAAATTCAAAAAAGTAACTTACAAACAATTAGGCAAATATGAAATAGAAGATCAAATTACTGCTGCCAAATGGTTTGGAAATCAGTCTTATATTGACAAATCTAGAATCGGAATTTTCGGTTGGAGTTTTGGCGGCTATATGACTTCTTTGGCTCTGACAAAAGGTGCTGATGTTTTTAAAATGGGAATTGCTGTTGCACCGGTTACCAACTGGAGATATTATGACAGCGTTTACACCGAAAAATTCCTGCAAACGCCACAGGAAAATCCGGAAGGCTATGACCAAAACTCACCAACAACGTTTGCCAATCTCCTTAAAGGTAAATTCCTTTTGATTCACGGAACGGCGGATGACAACGTCCATTTCCAAAATTCGATGGAGTTTTCTGAAGCTTTGATTCAGAACAAAAAACAGTTTGATTTTATGGCTTATCCGGACAAAAACCACGGTATCTATGGCGGACAAACCAGACCTCAGCTTTATGAGAAGATGACGAATTTTATTTTGGAGAATTTGTAG
- the trhO gene encoding oxygen-dependent tRNA uridine(34) hydroxylase TrhO, with amino-acid sequence MQLYNTLSAEERAQLIDEAGKERLTLSFYAYAKIEDPKKFRDDLFIAWNALDALGRIYVAHEGINAQMSVPAENFEAFRDTLEVYDFMKGIRLNVAVEQDNYSFLKLTIKVRNKIVADGLNDETFDVTNKGIHLKAQEFNNMLEDPNTIVVDFRNHYESEVGHFEGAITPDVENFRESLPIINEQLQDFKEDKNLLMYCTGGIRCEKASAYFKHQGFKNVYQLEGGIIEYARQIKEEGVESKFIGKNFVFDHRLGERITDDIISQCHQCGKPCDNHTNCSNDACHLLFIQCDECKAIMENTCSTECHEIIHLPQEEQIARRKGLQVGNKVFRKGKSEALKFKKSGEFSTQTLAKAKPETKDIRQKIKVKKVLIGKGEHYYSKSKIGQFLIENKELSVGDKVLISGPTTGEQEFTIKEIFANGASTEIAKVGDQVTFELPFRVRLSDKLYKIL; translated from the coding sequence ATGCAACTGTATAACACCTTAAGCGCAGAAGAAAGAGCTCAACTTATTGATGAAGCTGGTAAGGAACGCCTTACATTGTCTTTCTATGCGTATGCCAAAATTGAAGATCCCAAAAAATTTCGTGACGACTTATTTATAGCCTGGAACGCTCTTGATGCGCTAGGTCGTATCTATGTAGCGCACGAAGGAATTAATGCTCAGATGAGTGTTCCTGCGGAGAATTTCGAAGCTTTTCGTGATACGCTGGAAGTTTATGATTTTATGAAAGGTATTCGTCTGAATGTGGCTGTTGAGCAGGATAATTACTCTTTTTTGAAGTTAACGATTAAAGTTAGAAATAAAATTGTTGCGGATGGTTTGAATGACGAAACTTTTGATGTCACCAATAAAGGAATTCACTTAAAAGCTCAGGAATTTAATAATATGTTGGAAGACCCAAATACAATTGTAGTAGATTTCAGAAATCATTATGAAAGTGAAGTGGGTCATTTTGAAGGTGCAATCACACCAGATGTTGAGAATTTCCGTGAAAGTTTACCGATTATTAATGAACAATTACAAGATTTCAAAGAAGATAAAAATCTGTTGATGTATTGTACTGGCGGAATCCGTTGTGAAAAAGCGAGTGCTTATTTCAAACATCAAGGTTTCAAAAACGTTTATCAATTAGAAGGCGGAATTATAGAATATGCGCGTCAAATCAAAGAAGAAGGCGTTGAAAGTAAGTTCATTGGAAAGAATTTTGTGTTTGATCACCGTTTAGGCGAAAGGATTACAGACGATATTATTTCGCAGTGTCACCAATGTGGAAAACCTTGTGATAATCATACAAACTGTTCGAACGATGCTTGTCATTTATTGTTTATCCAATGTGATGAATGTAAAGCAATCATGGAAAATACTTGCTCTACAGAATGTCACGAGATAATCCATTTACCACAAGAAGAACAAATTGCTAGAAGAAAAGGATTACAAGTTGGGAACAAAGTGTTCCGAAAAGGTAAATCCGAAGCTTTAAAATTTAAAAAATCTGGAGAATTTTCAACGCAAACTTTGGCAAAAGCAAAACCTGAAACTAAAGATATCCGTCAGAAAATTAAAGTTAAAAAAGTATTGATTGGTAAAGGAGAACATTATTATTCTAAATCTAAAATAGGACAGTTTTTAATTGAAAACAAAGAACTTTCTGTAGGTGATAAAGTTTTAATTTCCGGTCCTACAACTGGAGAACAAGAGTTTACCATTAAAGAAATTTTCGCTAATGGCGCTTCAACTGAAATAGCTAAAGTGGGTGATCAAGTTACTTTTGAGCTTCCATTTAGAGTTCGTTTGTCCGATAAGTTGTATAAAATCTTATAA
- a CDS encoding peptidase U32 family protein has translation MTNSGRIELMAPAGDFTSMQAALDNGADSIYFGVEQLNMRARASMNFIIDDLPEINKRCSEKGVRTYLTLNTIIYDHDLSIIKTLLDKAKEANITAVIAMDQAVISYARQIGMEVHISTQINITNIETVKFYALFADTMVMSRELSINQIKKICDQIIKDDVRGPSGNLVEIEIFGHGALCMAVSGKCYLSLHSANSSANRGACKQNCRKKYTVIDQETGFEIELDNEYMMSPKDLCTISFLDQIIDSGVKVLKIEGRGRAPEYVATVVKAYREAIDAIAEKTFSQEKVTECMSRLETVYNRGFWSGYYLGQELGEWSDNSGSSAIQKKVYVGKGRHFYPKSNIAEFLIEAYDLTVGDKVLIQGPTTGSQEMIVETMQVDEKPEANKASKSDLITFKTDFRVRPSDRLYKIIQA, from the coding sequence ATGACAAACAGTGGTAGAATAGAGTTGATGGCGCCAGCTGGCGATTTTACATCAATGCAAGCGGCTTTGGATAATGGTGCAGATTCCATTTATTTTGGTGTAGAACAGCTGAATATGCGGGCCAGAGCATCAATGAATTTCATAATTGATGATTTACCAGAAATAAATAAACGTTGCTCAGAAAAAGGAGTGAGAACTTATCTTACACTCAATACAATTATATACGATCACGATTTATCTATTATAAAAACACTTCTTGATAAAGCAAAAGAGGCTAATATTACAGCAGTCATTGCGATGGATCAAGCGGTAATTTCTTACGCGAGACAAATTGGGATGGAGGTTCATATTTCTACACAAATCAATATCACAAATATTGAAACGGTAAAATTCTATGCGCTTTTCGCTGACACAATGGTTATGAGTCGTGAATTGAGTATTAACCAAATCAAAAAAATATGTGACCAGATTATAAAAGATGATGTAAGAGGGCCGTCTGGGAATTTGGTTGAGATTGAGATTTTCGGTCACGGAGCTCTTTGTATGGCCGTTTCTGGCAAGTGTTATTTGAGCTTGCATTCAGCTAATTCTTCTGCAAATAGGGGAGCTTGCAAGCAAAATTGCAGAAAAAAATATACGGTTATCGATCAGGAAACAGGTTTTGAAATAGAACTTGATAATGAATATATGATGTCACCAAAAGATCTTTGTACGATCAGTTTTCTTGATCAGATCATAGATTCGGGAGTGAAAGTTCTAAAAATCGAAGGACGCGGACGTGCTCCTGAATACGTTGCTACAGTTGTAAAAGCTTATAGAGAAGCAATTGATGCTATTGCAGAAAAGACTTTTTCTCAGGAAAAAGTTACAGAATGTATGTCTAGGCTGGAAACAGTTTATAATAGAGGTTTTTGGAGCGGATATTATCTTGGTCAGGAATTAGGTGAATGGTCTGATAATTCTGGTTCTAGTGCTATTCAAAAGAAAGTTTACGTTGGGAAAGGTCGTCATTTTTATCCAAAATCTAATATTGCAGAATTTCTTATAGAAGCTTATGATTTGACTGTGGGAGATAAAGTTTTGATTCAAGGTCCTACAACAGGTTCTCAAGAAATGATAGTGGAAACAATGCAGGTTGATGAAAAGCCAGAAGCAAACAAAGCATCCAAATCAGATTTAATCACATTCAAGACAGATTTCCGGGTTCGTCCTTCTGATAGGTTATATAAAATAATTCAAGCTTAA
- a CDS encoding ferredoxin has translation MVIVTLQRDKCIGCNYCEEFAPEFFRMSKKDGKSVLLRSIDKKGFYTIKTPQHESFEPCDRASKACPVNIISVKEI, from the coding sequence ATGGTAATTGTAACACTTCAGCGAGACAAATGTATCGGTTGCAACTATTGTGAAGAGTTCGCGCCAGAGTTTTTTAGGATGTCTAAAAAAGATGGTAAATCAGTATTGTTGAGATCGATTGATAAAAAAGGCTTTTACACGATTAAAACGCCACAACATGAGTCTTTTGAACCATGCGATAGAGCATCTAAAGCTTGTCCTGTGAATATCATTTCAGTTAAAGAAATTTAG